A genomic segment from Coriobacteriia bacterium encodes:
- a CDS encoding NGG1p interacting factor NIF3 — MKLSDIYDVCVQAGIEADVRGRAEIDRTLNARRRDYDKLDELDKEFFDTEKLVNPYADTRICAGDPNAEIRGLIVGVDMEVGEVLLADRLREKGAPIDLVFAHHPEGPGYANLHEVMYMQADLWAAQGVSIAAGDALIGPRAEAVRRRISPVNHYRAIDAANLLGLASLSCHTPADNSVNAFVQAFLDAHKPETLEATVKALRAIPEYADGARKGYGPSLVSGDESARPGRIVVDMTGGTEGPTDALDRLSHAGVGTLVGMHYSEEHKKRAEELKLNLIVAGHISSDVLGMNLILDRVEAAGDVAVYCTSGMVRVKR; from the coding sequence GTGAAGCTCTCCGATATCTACGACGTCTGCGTGCAGGCTGGCATTGAGGCTGACGTCCGCGGACGTGCCGAGATCGACCGTACTCTGAATGCGCGCCGACGTGACTACGACAAGCTCGACGAGCTCGACAAGGAGTTCTTCGACACTGAAAAGCTCGTGAACCCGTACGCCGATACGCGCATCTGCGCTGGCGATCCCAACGCCGAGATCCGCGGTCTGATCGTGGGCGTCGACATGGAGGTCGGGGAGGTTCTGCTCGCCGACCGCCTGCGCGAGAAGGGTGCCCCGATCGACCTGGTGTTTGCGCACCACCCTGAAGGGCCCGGCTACGCCAACCTGCACGAAGTCATGTACATGCAGGCCGACCTGTGGGCTGCGCAGGGCGTCTCGATTGCGGCGGGCGACGCCCTCATTGGACCGCGCGCCGAGGCCGTTCGCCGCCGCATCTCGCCGGTCAACCACTACCGCGCAATCGACGCCGCCAACCTGCTCGGCCTGGCTTCCCTGTCCTGCCACACGCCCGCGGACAACTCCGTCAACGCTTTTGTCCAGGCCTTCCTCGACGCTCACAAGCCCGAAACACTTGAGGCGACAGTCAAAGCGCTACGCGCGATTCCTGAGTACGCCGACGGTGCACGCAAGGGTTACGGGCCATCGCTCGTCAGCGGGGATGAGTCCGCGCGCCCGGGTCGCATCGTCGTCGACATGACCGGTGGAACTGAGGGCCCCACGGATGCGCTCGACCGTCTGTCGCACGCTGGCGTGGGGACGCTCGTCGGAATGCACTACTCCGAGGAGCACAAGAAGCGCGCCGAGGAGCTCAAGCTCAACCTGATTGTCGCGGGGCACATCTCAAGCGACGTGCTGGGAATGAACCTCATCTTGGACCGAGTCGAGGCCGCGGGAGACGTCGCCGTCTACTGCACCTCCGGAATGGTGCGCGTGAAGCGCTGA